From the genome of Eriocheir sinensis breed Jianghai 21 chromosome 47, ASM2467909v1, whole genome shotgun sequence, one region includes:
- the LOC126981292 gene encoding uncharacterized protein LOC126981292, with the protein MKSHFACVPLTTACREGLKAVQTLADDAKKLNLRPSGLDDINFTLSVFRLSDERRAKHESEEQLVESVNEVLKDFLSKRPRIELTFEGLGSFGSQIFFINVTNHEEVAALRQDMNTVLKQEGLVLADNRFTPHVTLYRKRDNKRGAGYSGGGGVTVSDMVQRQGLPHVEASPVEQIILKRLLGC; encoded by the exons ATGAAGTCCCACTTCGCGTGTGTGCCGCTGACGACGGCGTGTCGGGAGGGGCTGAAGGCGGTGCAAACGCTCGCCGACGACGCCAAGAAACTCAACCTCCGGCCCAGCGGGCTCGACGACATCAACTTCACCTTAAGCGTCTTCAGGCtcagtgacg AGAGAAGAGCGAAGCACGAATCTGAAGAGCAGCTCGTCGAATCCGTCAATGAGGTTCTCAAGGACTTCTTAAGCAAG AGGCCACGCATTGAGCTGACTTTCGAGGGTCTTGGCTCATTCGGCTCCCAGATTTTCTTCATCAACGTCACCAACCACGAGGAAGTTGCGGCCCTGCGGCAGGACATGAACACGGTGCTGAAGCAGGAGGGCCTCGTCCTCGCCGACAACAGGTTCACCCCTCACGTGACCCTCTACCGGAAGCGGGACAACAAGCGCGGCGCGGGTTAtagcggcggcggtggcgtgACCGTCAGCGACATGGTGCAGCGGCAAGGCTTGCCGCATGTCGAAGCCTCGCCCGTAGAGCAGATCATTCTTAAAAGACTTTTGGGTTGTTAA